TTGACGGCGTCGGCGAGCTGGTTCATACCGCGCTCGAGACCGCGCCGGGCGTCCTCGTCAAACGCGATCATCTTGGCTGCCATAAGGCTAGACCTCCCAGATGCAGGGTGGCTTTCAGCGGACCGAGCCGACGCCCGCGACGGCAAGGGCCCGACTCCATTCGGCGGACCCCATCGTCTCGATCCCAGTGTCTGGCACTCTCATAACGAGAGTGCCAACGAACTGTTTAGCACTCTACCCTGCCGAGTGCAAGCGAGCGACACGCCTGCCCAGGTCAGTCATGACCAGAGTACGGCCACAGGCCCGATCGCCGGGTGCGGATCGGGCCTGCAGAGTCGACGAAAAGGACGTGGCAGATCCGCACGGACTGCGTTGCCGTGTGAGCTGCCGGTGCTTACCAGCGACGTGACGGATCAGACCGCCCTGACCGACTCCGCCTGCGGACCCTTCTGGCCCTGGGTGATCTCGAACTCGACCCGCTGGCCCTGCTCGAGTGACCGGTAGCCATCCATCATGATCGCTGAGTAATGGACGAATACATCCTTACCACCGTCTACCGCGATGAAGCCGTAGCCCTTGTCCGCGTTGAACCACTTGACGGTGCCCTGCGCCACTTCCGACTCCTCTTACTGGGCTCCGGACCCCGCCCATTCCACTCGCGAGATCCGCGACCGGCATGACTTATGGGGAAATCAGCCGGACGATCGCCCTCGACCATACCTGTGGCAACCCGTAGAACAACAGAGTCAATCGAGCCGGGCATTCTTCCCGTCGCGAAAAAGGTAGTTAAACATTCCACTTTCGCGAGGCCGAACACCAAAAACGCCCGCGGGGGGATAACCCCCGCGGGCGTCGTCGAGAAGGGAAAGCGTCAGCCGCCGGCCACCGCGGGGATGATGGAGATCTGCGCTCCGGCCGGGGTGGCGCTGTCGAGCCCGTCCACAAAACGGACGTCCTCTTCTCCCACATAAACGTTGACAAAACGGCGAATTTTGCCCGATTCATCCAGAATTCGCGCACCGATCCCCGGATAGTCGGCGTCGAGCTTCTGCAGCA
This window of the Nonomuraea africana genome carries:
- a CDS encoding cold-shock protein, producing MAQGTVKWFNADKGYGFIAVDGGKDVFVHYSAIMMDGYRSLEQGQRVEFEITQGQKGPQAESVRAV
- a CDS encoding MoaD/ThiS family protein encodes the protein MSVSVRIPTILRTYTGGNAEVSGEGGTLREVLQKLDADYPGIGARILDESGKIRRFVNVYVGEEDVRFVDGLDSATPAGAQISIIPAVAGG